The Candidatus Tanganyikabacteria bacterium region GCCGGGCAACGTCGGTGCCTCGGAGGGCATCGTGGCCTGGCTGGAGGGACTGGTCGAAGGTATCCGGGCCAAGTGGCCGGACGTGCCTATCCTCTTTCGCGCCGACGGCGGCTTCGCGACACCCGCCGTCTACAAGTGGTGCGAGGCCAATGGCGTCGACTTCCTGATCGGCCTCGGGACTAACAAGCGACTGGCCGTGCAGTCGGCTGCAAACCTCGAAATCGCCAAGGGCCAGTTCCTGTCGGGCAAGGTGCCTGCCGGAGAACAGGCCAAGGCCTTCACGGAATTCAGGTACAAGGCCGGCACCTGGAAGCGGCGCCGCCGCGTCATCGCCAAGGCCGAGTATGGCCCGCTCGGCTCGAACCAGCGCTATGTCGTCACCAGCCTCGCCGATCGCACGCCACGACAGATCTACACGTTGTACGGCTGGCGCGGGGAGTCGGAGAATTGGATCAAGAACCTCAAGAACGCCCTCGCCGGCGACCGGCTGAGCTGCGAGGATTTTCTGCCCAACGCATTCCGGCTCTTGCTCCATGCGGTTGCTTACCGGCTCTGCCAGGTGCTCGGAAAGGTCGTCGAGCGGCTGACCGGCGATCGGCGGCAGTTCGACACCCTGCGCCTGCGGCTCATCAAGATCGCGGCGCTGCTGGTCGAGCAGGGACGTCGCGTGGTGATGCACTTG contains the following coding sequences:
- a CDS encoding IS1380 family transposase — translated: MAVRPRCEFEHWITPQSLALMEMTLFEEWRDHRRTPMRLVLDADSTWGETHGSQQLTFFNAHYDSYGYHPILVFDGDTGDLIVAHLRPGNVGASEGIVAWLEGLVEGIRAKWPDVPILFRADGGFATPAVYKWCEANGVDFLIGLGTNKRLAVQSAANLEIAKGQFLSGKVPAGEQAKAFTEFRYKAGTWKRRRRVIAKAEYGPLGSNQRYVVTSLADRTPRQIYTLYGWRGESENWIKNLKNALAGDRLSCEDFLPNAFRLLLHAVAYRLCQVLGKVVERLTGDRRQFDTLRLRLIKIAALLVEQGRRVVMHLPRACPYQELWWRTWTALAPPAASGA